Genomic segment of Falco peregrinus isolate bFalPer1 chromosome 5, bFalPer1.pri, whole genome shotgun sequence:
CTCCAGGAGATGTAGTTATCAGGGGctatttcaagaaaataattggaaaatgaagaaagactCTCACACTCGGCTCCTGGCCTGGTTCTGTGACCCCTCGGTCTCCGTTTGCCCCCATGAGAGCTGCTTCGGACGTGTCATCACGAAGCggtgctgagcacctgcccGTACCTGCCTCCCGAGAACACTTACAGCGCCCAGTCCACTGCGATGATGAGGGTGATGTCATCAGTCGGCAGCCCCACAGAAGTGAGCACGATGACCATCGTCACGAGTCCGGACTGGGGGATGCCGGCCGCCCCTATGCTTGCTGCTGTTGCCGTTATGCTGCAAAGTGGAGGCAGCcacacagttatttttttttttttaaagagaaaaagaaaaaaaaaaaagcacgtTTGCATGGCAAAGTTATTCCTGTATGGAAGGATTGGACCTGGCTGCCTCCACCTTCCAGCTCCCTGTTGCTTGTCCCACTGTGCACCGTGGCCGATGGCTTGCGGCAGGTACCTGGCACCAGGCTTACTTATTTTCACCTAGAgagctgctttattttcctgtttataaAACGATATTACATGCCTGGAGGGGAGTAAATTAAACCTGCAGAAACCCTCTGTGCTAGGATCATCCACCCCGCTGCAGGTGCTGACCCGCTCTAGCCGTGCCATCAGCTCCCAGTTGGCTTTTGCCTATGGGCCAAGCCTTTGATCCTGTGCAGCCTGTCTGGGTGCAGAGCCCGAGCCCTCCCTGGTGCTCAGCacgggggctgggggtgctgcaccttcccctgcaccccagcttTCCAGCCAGGTTTGCAAGATCTGTGCCAAACCGGAGAGGTGTGAGTGATGGTTGTGTCTGTACCTATGACAGAGGGAAATAATTCAGCTGCTGCAAAAACCCCGTTTACCTTATCGTTATAATTTGTCCCAAATCCAAGTCATATTCGTTGACCTGGGCGATAAAGATGGCAGCAACCGCCTCGTACAGCGCAGTGCCGTCCATGTTGATGGTGGCACCCACGGGGAGGACGAAGCGTGCCACGCGCCTGTCGATCCTGTTGTTTTCCAGGAGACACTTCAGGGTGATGGGCAAGGTTGCGGAGCTGCGGAACAAGGAGCGGTCAGTCAATTCCTGCTGCTTGCGCCGGGCTTCACGGACGGGAGGCAACGCGATGGTGCAGGGATAGGAGTTCTCCTGCCGGTAAGTGCGGCGGCACCGGTACAGGGGTTGCTGCACCCATCAGTGCTCAGCCGGGTGCTGGACGTGCCTGGCCACGCCGCGCAGTGCCGTGTCCGGATGCTGGGCGTTCAGTGGGCACCACGGGCTCTGCGTGGCTCCgtcccccacagcccctccagTGTTGGGGTCCGGCCAGACCCCTCGTTCCTCTGCTCCGTGGCTGCCCCCCATGCTTGCACCCCCTGAGCATCTTCTTTCCATCCAGCACAGAGACCTGAGCTGTCACGCAGGAGCCAGGACAAGGACGGGGAGGAAGAAGACCCAGTGGGAGGAAGGAAACGAGTGTGGAGAAGAAGCTGATGGGAGATGGGGACAGCTTTTCCGAAAGGAGCTGGCTGGAGAGCGGGATGCAACTGCCCCtgccgtggggctgggctgggggcacagctcCCCCCACCCGTGTCGGTGTGGGGCAGAGACCCTGGTGGAGCCGGAGCCCCAAGCTCagcccagagcaggcaggggcacCCGCAGCGGTGGGTGCCGGGGGAGGTGGGCACCGCCGGGGGAGTTTGTTGGGGTTACATGAAGAACCGACATTGGAGAGGCCAGAAGAACCCTGCGGAGGCAAATGTTTTCTAAGAAAATGTTTCGGTTTGTGTGTGTCTCCCAGAAAGGTCCGTAGTTCCTAATgtaaattttcttcattgttataaagaatgtttttcaaggaaaattaaatagataaaaataatctaaaattataaaatcttACAAAAGTAGACAGCGCTTTTCTTTGGAGGAGCTTGGGGTGCGTAGGAGTTGATTTAAGATTTTCAGCAAAGCTTTCGGAAGAGCTTTTGATGTTTTCAACTAAAACCCAGGGTCAACCCCCCTGCATTGTTCTATAAAGCACCTACAACCGTCCTGTTTTGAATTATTTGCAATAAAACTGGCCGCAGCAATCGCAAGAAGCACACAGCCACCGCTGATTTACTTGGGGGGAAAACCCCGGGAGAGGGTGAGCGGAACGGCACTGCGGGCTGGCTGAGTCCAAAGGCACCCTGAGACCCTTCCCCATCCCGCTTCCTACTAAAGCTGGGAGCGATCCCATTTCAAACAGTGCTGGagcatcatttttctttgctggagcatcatttttctttgcattgcaGCTGTTTTCCCACGGCTTGCCCGGCTGTACACACGGCCGTGCCGCCCTCCACTAACCCAGGTACCTTCCCGGCTGTATCCGCAAATTTCAGCCACGTTTTCATACCTGGAAGATGTAGCTAAGGCGATCAACAAGGCTTGCAGTATCCCCTGAATGAAAGCAAAGGGGTTTTTCTTGGTGATGAGGGTAAAAAGCAGAGGTAAGAGAACGGCTCCGTGGATGAAGAGCCCTGACACTACTGTAATAGTGTATAATCCCAGCTTCTGCCCAATAACCGATGGATCTTCCATCTCCAGGATCTTGCCAGCGATGAGAAATACGATGCCAAAGGGGAAGTACCTGCAAAGAAGAAgcataaaaaattactttacgAGGTGCAGGAATCATTGCCGTGCTACACGAGGGTCATTATGGTGTTTGGTACCATGTGGTCCAGTCGTGGGCAAACCCACCCAGTGACCACGTTGGACACTTGCAGCCATCAGACCGGCATTACCATTAGATAGAGgtaagaaaataacagaatgaATCAAAACCAGGTTTACCAAACTGCCATTGAGACAATTTTCATAACGGCTTCGTTCAGGCACTGGCACACGTTAACCAGCGGGGTTCCTCGCTCACCCATTTTTCCCAGGAGAAGTCCTGCAACCAAGCAGATGGGTTTAGTTACTCACCAGAAGTAGTGTCTGTCATGCCAAGCGTCTCAAGGTTCTGGTGGTCACCCAGTGGGTTTCACAGGGCAAACTCCCAGCAGGTCAGACTTAATACCAATTTCCACATGGTCTTAGAGGTCACAGTAagtctctgctcccagcaaaTAACAAGCAAATGgccttttctcaaaaaaaacaacccaccaaacTGCACAAACTGGCACAAAATTGCCCAGTGTTGAATCACGTTGCTTTGAGGAGCAAGGAGGTTTCCCAGGTACCTactgagcaaaagaaaaatgagtctCTGAGCATTTGCCCATCTAGTTTCCAGCCCAGCACCTCTCCTTTCTGTGTGGTCCCATCAACTAAAATTCCTTCTGAAGCACAAGGGTCTGCTTCAGTCTGGGAAGGAAGACAACGGTCAGGAACTTGTCTCATCCCTCTTGTCCTTCTGGGCTGAGGGCACCTGGAGACCCTTGGCCGGTAGCTGGACCTCGTGGCTTGCACAGGAAAGAGATGAGATAGGGTGACCTTTGTCAGGACTTTGAGAAATGAGGCAAGGCTTGGCGTGTTTAAATCTCAGCTCTCTGGATATTCATCCAGTGTTTTGTGGTCATAACAGCTGGTTTGAAAGGCATCCCTTGTTCTTCAGGTCCTCCAGAGAGCTGCTTTGGAGAAGGTGACCCTAGCAAATGGACAGGGTACTTCAAGGAACTTTTAAGTTTCTGCCCTTTCCTGGATTTCAGAAGCATTGGAGATGGGTGGCGATGCTTGGTGTCAGCCATCGCTGGAGCTGTGGTACCATCCACAGCACGGACACGCCAGGTATCCAGCGCCTGCTGCGTGGACACCTTGGTCTCAGGTCCAGAAAAACTGCCTAATTTTGGAATCGGACACAAACACCCTTTGCTGAGATCTCACCCAGCTTCCACTTGGCCTCCCCTCCTTGCTGCGAGGAGGAGCTGATCCCATCTCCCATGGCACAGGGCTGCATCGCCTGGCCTTCTCTGTCCGTCCCCctcattccccccccccccttttctgccaggcaacCCCCACCAATTTGACACCCCCCTGCAGTAAAGCTGCCCCTGGCTGTACTAATGCCCTTGTCCAAGCTGCCCATCCCTGGTGCAGGTGCTGATGCTCTGCTGGTCTGTGGCTTCGTGGAGCTCTGACCCATCCCGTGCAACACCCAGGAAGAGCAGCCGGGTGACCAGGGCTGGCTCGGGTGATCCTGCCGCATCCTAACCCAGCGCTGATCCTCACTCCCACgctggcagggtgctggggtggaAATCCCAGAGGAGAAAAGCGGCTTCTCCATGCCTGTttggctgggcaggagggggacaCGTGTCCGTGAGCAGGAGCTTGGCGCAATCCCTGGGTGTCTGGGTCTGCAGATAGGGTTGGACCCTGGGCCAGGAGTCTGCCATAGCCGTCTCTTTTGTCCATAAGGATCTTTACGTGGATCTGTCTCTTCCCAGTCTCACTGTGTCCGTCTCCTCCAGGCGCTGGCTGTACCGTGGCCATTAATACTGGCCGTGCTCCGGCCCCGGTGGCAGGCTGGCGCGCTCCGGTGCTGTGCTACCCTCAAATCCCCTAATTGGCTTTTTGGTTCCTTATACACTAAATTCAAGCTCTTTGCCCTCATCTCTTAATCTCCACGTAATCCTGACCCCATGCTCGTCTCATCTCCTCCTACTCTTTCCCATCCTGATTCGTCCCTTCCTTTCTCACTCAGCCTCGCGCCCAGTGTCCTGCCTTACGCTTTGAGTCAGCTCCGAGTTCCTCCTTCCCATGACTTTCTCCCCTTTAaaccttcttcctccctctccctcgCACGTGTCCTCTCCATCCAacctctgccccttccctcctgAGCCGGCTGCAGAGCACCACAGCCCCGCAGGGTTGCAAGCTGCTCCACGCGGGAGGTTTTCTTACCTTCTCCCGAAAATCCTGTTACAAATTTCCACACGTTTGTGACCACGCACTAATTCTGACCCAGCTTCCAcccgctgcctgcccagggagTTTGGACACTgccagtgggggggggggggggggggggctcgcGCCCTTTGTAACAAGCTGGGCCACCAGGAAACCTCTGCAGAAGTTACAACTCCCCTCAGCAGACTTCGTAAGAAGGACTCGCCAGCTCAACGTTATGATTTGAAAACCCTCAGGACCTTGGGTGTGAAGGCTCCCATGGAAAATCCAGGAGGAAAACAGCCTCCTCCATGCCCAACCCCTTTTTTGAGCTCCAGTATGGATGGTGCCCTCAAAGGTGCTGGTACAAGCTCCCCGCTGTGCCCTGTTCCCCAGGGACTTGAGCAGTTAGAGCTCCAATAACCTTGTCCCTCAGCATCTCTGCATCGGTGGCCACAGCAGTTGCCCCCCCGTGGCTGAGCAcccctgcaggctggggcacagCGCCGAGCCCCCTCTGCACCGCGGGTACCTATCGTTGCTGAGAAGATGACGATTCCCAAGACGTTCATCTCGTTGTTGGTCCCCGGCAGAGTCCTGTAGGTCATCTCGGGTGACGGCGTCAGCTCGAGGAACACAGGCCGATGAATTTCAGGGTTTTGGTCGTCGGGtgcaaagtaaataaaactgaGCGATTTCGCTGGGATCTTTGGCAAGACGGGAGACTTCACCACCGGGACAAGAACGGTTCGGTACTGGAAGAAGAGCAAAGCAGCGAGGTCAGGGTCCTGCTGGCAGGGGGCTCCACGCTGCTGTGAAcggtgctggtggtgctgggggttCAAAGTTTGCTTTTCAGGCGGTACAAGGTGAAAAGAGCAGCACCCTCCCACCCTTGTGTGCCCACCCTGGGGGGAGCAGAAacctggggacaggcagggtggggaggaagggggctGGGTGTGGGGAAGAGCCCCCAGGTGGGGAGAGCAGCCCCCCGCCCTGGAGCTGAGCTCCATCCCAGCCGCTCACGGTGAACTCACCTGCTGGAATGAAGCTTCAACCAGGTTAGAAGGAAACATGTTCCTGTAAGAGAGCAATGGCGCGGGGGTCAGAGCACGCTGTGAGCCcccagggagcagcctggggggCGCCTTGTGGCGGGGCACAAGGCCGATGGGAGCCCCCTTACAGccaacagcagctggggggTCTCTGCGAGGCTGGTGGGCgaggagaggctgggaggaGGATGATGGGCAGGACTGGGAACCAACTGGACTCATGGAAAACCCGAGGCTGGGACAGACATCAGCCCCTTGCGCAGTGCAGGACCCCCTGGAGCAGGATGCTCAGAGCCTTATCCAGTCGCCCCAGTGCCTCCAGACATGGAGATTCTGACCCAGCCCCCGGGGCCGTGCTGCACCCCTTCCCCAGAGAGCTCTTGTCCATCGGCTGCCTTAATCCAGTCCGCAGCCAGCTCCGGCTTGCTTTTCCcttgctgggggctgcagggcttggcacggcacggctgggggggcggggggagagcCCCTGACCTTTGCAGGGAATTTTAATCCCTCTGTTCCCTCCTGCTACACCCCGCTTTTCTGGTGGCTCTGGGAGGAAAGCTGGGGGGGTGACAGAGTGGCCAGAGGGACATGTGTGGGGAGAAACACCCCCACACCGCTGGGCTCGGGGCTGCTGGTGCCTGGTCAGCTTGGCCGACGGCTCTCCCATTTCCATCCTGGTGTCTCCTGGGAGCCCAGAGCCTTGTGGGAAGATCTTGGCTGTGAAATGCCATCGTCAGTTTGGCTCCTCGTGAAATCCTGCAACATACCTGATCAAATCCAGTAACGCGTCGGCGGAGCTGAGCACCACTTTCCCCACGGAGTAGTTGTCCTTCTGGGCAGCTGCGCCGGGGTGGATGCTGACCACGAGGATGATCCCAACGGTCACTGCCATGAAGGTGGTCCAAAGGTAGTAGGTGATGGTGATCACCCCCATCTTCCCGCAGGCCTTGGAGTCCATGCTGGCCAGCCCGGACATGAGGCTGCAGCAGAAAAGATTGTGGTCAGCCTCTGCTCCCAAAACTGCACAGGGTGCATCTGATGGGGAAAAGCTCCAAGGTGGGAGAAGTTGCTACAGACATTTTCTTAACCAAAGCTTAAAGGCATCACCAAGCTCTTGCACATCCACGTGCCTGTGCCTGCAGGATCTCACGCCCAGGATGGCCTTGGGACCCCCCCAGGCTGGACTGCAAAGTGCCCCAAGTCCCTTCTCAAGGTCTGGccaagttttctgttttctccaaaAGATAAGAAGTAAACGTTCTTAGTGGACTTTGATGGTGAACTAGCACTGCCCTTTTTTTGCGTGACACTGTTCTCTTAAGTCTCCGacaccctgtgctgctgccgTATGTCACTGCGAACGGCAAAGAAAGGTATTAGCAAGGTTTATAGAATCGTGGTGGGGACAGACCCCACTCCCCGGGGAGAGAGCTGCTGGTTCAGACTCCACGTACACATAAGCTTTCCTAAGAAGTAGCCCATAAGctacttttaaacaaaactgcTCTAAAAATAGGGAGGGTATTACAGGCTGCACCAGCAGGGGTGCTGGTACTGGGGGCAAATGGgactgctggggggctgcagcgtgccccatgtgcccccagccccacaccgaGCTCCTGGCTGCTGACTTTCACCGCTCCAGCCCCCGCCCggggctctgcagagcctggcccAGCCTGCTGACAGCATCTGGCGGTGGTCCAACAGCCCCCCGGTGGGACGTGATAGAGATGGGGGCTGAGAGGGTTAATGCCACCCTTGGGGACACACAAGGGACGGGTGGCTGAGGTGGTGGCCTGCCCACAGaccccctccagcagccacaTGTCCAGGAGGAGAGAGACCCTGGGAAGCTCAAGAGAGGCCACAAAAGCAACGCGGAGATGGGTGACACTTTCCAATATGAGGCTTGGGGAGCTCCAGAGGTGAGCCCTGATCTGGACAAATCCTTCCCCACCGTGTGCCCAGTCCCCTCTGGGACGGTGCGTAGAGGGAAGACACCAGTTCACCGTCATTCagtaattaaaagaagaaaaaaacctggttCAACGTGCAAATCAAATCCTGGGAGCCCTGTGCAAATCCCGCATCCACAGGCGGGAGAGGGGTTGCCTGGGATGAGCCAGCACCACTGAGCTGCGAGAGGCTGAGAGCATCCCGAGAGCCAAGGAAGacccaggcagcagggcagggggtgtgAAATCCtggtggggaaaagaaagcagctcAACAAGGGCTGATGCCAAAAAAGATCAAGTGGGGCCAGGATAGAGCCACTCTGCTCCCAACAATAAAGCAAAGGCAAATGAGACAGCAAGAAATCTCTGAAAAACAATGCAGAAGTGACACGTCCTCAAGGGAATGTAGAGCTAATTGTTTGGGTCTTTATAACGAGCACGTGCCAGCAATTGTTTGAATTATGTAAATCCATATAAGCTTTTCAAGACCTTGCTTAGACTTTCTAGAACTGGACAGGCTCATAAAAGTGGGGTTTGCAAACGCAGACACAAGACTGAGGGGTGCTTGTTGTTTCTACCCATACTATCTCAAAACGCTCTAAGTAAGGAAATCTGCTTTGCATTTAAACAGCTGCCCATCACCAACTGCCCAGGGATGGTCCCAGCACCGCCAGCTGGCTCAGCCCAAAAAGAAGGGAAACACCCCAGGCAGCGCAGGTGTCTGACCTGGGGGCTCGTGTCTACCAAGTCCAGGTGAGGATTTCCATTGCTGGGAAATCATGGGAAAGAGATGGACACCAAGCCAGGGGATGCTGCTTGGtacctggctgctgcaggccaGGGTTATTCTCACCCCAGGCAGTTGGGGAGTGATCTTCTCCAGGGGGGGTCACAGGGCAATCCCCTGGGTGCGATGGAGACGGTACTTTAGAAGCAGAAGATGATGTCTCACCTGGAGGTGATCAAGGGCAGGATCAGCATCTTCAGCATCCTCATGAGGAGTtctccagggaaggaaaagTACTGCTTCTCCTGCAGGTAGAGCAGAGCTGCTATGTCAGGTGAGAGCTTAGCAGACGCTAATTGCAGTTTAAGGGCTTGAACTTGAtaaatttgcctttttcccAACCAAACGCAGCTCTGAGCTGGGTTCTGACACGGCAGCCGCTCCTTGAGGCACTCAGAGGTGCCGTTTCTCTGGCTGTCCCTTAACAGGAGCTGGGTCAGGGGTGGGAAATACTGGCCACGTGGGGAAACCTGGCTGTGAACCGGGAAGGGCATGTGAGGCTGGTCCCCTCCCAAAAACATCCATGGGATCCACCACCCTCTAGGCCATGGTCCCCATGGCCCCACGGCTGGCTCCTCCTGAACGCTGTTGCTCTTGTTGAAGAGCAGAGGCTCGACCGCATGTGCAACGGTGCCCTGGTGCCAGCAGCAAACGGTGGAAAAACCTTGTGGCTGCAAATGGCAAAGCCGAGCTCGGGGAGAGGCCAGGGTGTCTGGGGGTGTCCACCCCGTGGTGTCTGCCCACCACTTGCATTCCTCACATGGGTGTGGGGAAGGGCTGCCTGGAGAGAGACCCCCGAAGCCAGGATTCCACAGCCATGGCCAAGGGAAGAGTGAGGAGTCTGCGAGACCAGCAGCCACCTGgccagcatccctccctcccttcctccacccatctctcagcagcagccaccatcCTTTTGGCTGCTGAGTTCCTGCCAGGCCTCCATCCACCCACCCCTCGCTCCATCAATCCACCCACGCCTCGCTCCATCAATCCACCCACCCCTCACTCCATCAATCCACCCACCCCTCGCTCCATCAATCCATCCACCCCTCGCTCCATCAATCCGTCCATCCCTCACTCCATCAATCTGTCCACCCCTTGCTCCATCAATTCATCCATCCCTCGCTCCATCAGTCCATCCACCCCTCACTCCATCAATCCATCCATccacctgccctccctcccctgctgccccccagcccttgTGCCGCTGTAGAGGTGCCACGTTGCTGAGATGGCCCCAAATTGAGCAGGTACTTTTGGTTACTCCCAAGTAACCAGCCCCACTGGGCTTTAAGGGATGCCAAACTATTGCAACCAGTGCCCCACCAGCTGCCCCTGCACCGAGCCACCCATGTGGCCCACgcacagcagctcctgttgGGCACAGCCATGGGATGCCCAGCTAGGGGCAAGGAGCCCCCGATTTGAACAGCATCTCTTTTGTCAGGGGGTGTCTCAGCTTCGTGGCACTTCCCCAGGCAGGAAGGAAAGTGGGGACCGGCTGCTCCACCCCTCGTCTGCGGATTCTGGGACAAAAGGCTCTAACAGAGAAgtggctgctggggaccaggTGCGGGGCTGTGGCAACAGGACAAGACAGGAGGGGGGCAGAGGACGGGTGAACTTGGTGCATGGCAGGGCGaggggcaggagcccccagcctCAAGCCCAGTGTGGGCGGCTGCTGCACTCTTGCAGGTGtgtgctgggatgcagggagaTTACACCCAGCCTCAATTAAGTAACAAGATCATCCCTGCTGCGGGCAGTGATGCTGAAGTGCGTAATGGAAGTGGCAAGGCTTTGCTAAGTCCTAGCGAGTGACACTGGGATGTTCCAGCGCTGACTGAGCTCTCCCTG
This window contains:
- the LOC101920438 gene encoding excitatory amino acid transporter 5-like isoform X2, which translates into the protein MWLAERLGAPRGHLPLRNLGDKCIGENEEKQYFSFPGELLMRMLKMLILPLITSSLMSGLASMDSKACGKMGVITITYYLWTTFMAVTVGIILVVSIHPGAAAQKDNYSVGKVVLSSADALLDLIRNMFPSNLVEASFQQYRTVLVPVVKSPVLPKIPAKSLSFIYFAPDDQNPEIHRPVFLELTPSPEMTYRTLPGTNNEMNVLGIVIFSATIGLLLGKMGERGTPLVNVCQCLNEAVMKIVSMAVWYFPFGIVFLIAGKILEMEDPSVIGQKLGLYTITVVSGLFIHGAVLLPLLFTLITKKNPFAFIQGILQALLIALATSSSSATLPITLKCLLENNRIDRRVARFVLPVGATINMDGTALYEAVAAIFIAQVNEYDLDLGQIITISITATAASIGAAGIPQSGLVTMVIVLTSVGLPTDDITLIIAVDWALDRFRTMTNVLGDALAAGIIAHVCEKDFAPKTPTQDTVSKTDKSPSAESSHLHPKDNVIEMIEESLFDQTGAQYNICQV
- the LOC101920438 gene encoding excitatory amino acid transporter 5-like isoform X1 — translated: MWERVRRALLNSLSTTFRHIWKWVRAFWHKNGLLTLSMLSVATGCLLGFLLRVLELTELEKQYFSFPGELLMRMLKMLILPLITSSLMSGLASMDSKACGKMGVITITYYLWTTFMAVTVGIILVVSIHPGAAAQKDNYSVGKVVLSSADALLDLIRNMFPSNLVEASFQQYRTVLVPVVKSPVLPKIPAKSLSFIYFAPDDQNPEIHRPVFLELTPSPEMTYRTLPGTNNEMNVLGIVIFSATIGLLLGKMGERGTPLVNVCQCLNEAVMKIVSMAVWYFPFGIVFLIAGKILEMEDPSVIGQKLGLYTITVVSGLFIHGAVLLPLLFTLITKKNPFAFIQGILQALLIALATSSSSATLPITLKCLLENNRIDRRVARFVLPVGATINMDGTALYEAVAAIFIAQVNEYDLDLGQIITISITATAASIGAAGIPQSGLVTMVIVLTSVGLPTDDITLIIAVDWALDRFRTMTNVLGDALAAGIIAHVCEKDFAPKTPTQDTVSKTDKSPSAESSHLHPKDNVIEMIEESLFDQTGAQYNICQV